The following proteins come from a genomic window of Diorhabda sublineata isolate icDioSubl1.1 chromosome 7, icDioSubl1.1, whole genome shotgun sequence:
- the LOC130446259 gene encoding arrestin homolog, whose amino-acid sequence MVVAVKVFKKTTPNGKVTVYLSKRDFIDHLDHTDPIDGVIVVEDGYLQGRKVFGQVLTVYRYGREEDEVMGVKFSKEMIIASEQLVPIKEKQPLTPVQEKLVAKLGANAYPFTFNFPDMSPCSVTLQPGEDDQGKPLGVEYYVKCYVGSNEDDKGHKRSIVQLAIKKLQYAPAIKGASRLPSSLVSKGFTFSSGKINLEVTLDKDIYYHGEKIGANLMISNNSRKQVRNIKVYVVQHCEVTMVNAQFSKYVASLETREGCPITPGASFTKVVYLVPLASSNKDRRGVALDGRLRDDDANLASSTLVPDGKCPIDAIGIVISYSLRVKLNCGTLGGELVTDVPFKLLHPAPGTIDKERAQGIKRMKSIDKGRYEKSFANDDDDNIVFEDFARFRLSRDELE is encoded by the exons ATGGTGGTTGCAGTAAAGGTTTTCAAGAAAACAACACCTAATGGTAAAGTCACGGTATATCTAAGCAAGAGAGATTTCATAGATCATTTAGATCATACCGATCCCATCGATGGAGTCATTGTCGTCGAAGATGGATATTTGCAAGGCAGGAAGGTTTTTGGACAG GTTCTCACTGTCTACCGTTATGGTAGAGAGGAGGATGAGGTCATGGGAGTCAAATTCAGTAAAGAAATGATAATAGCAAGTGAACAATTGGTTCCTATAAAGGAAAAGCAGCCTCTAACTCCTGTACAGGAGAAGCTCGTTGCCAAATTAGGTGCAAATGCTTATCCATTCACCTTCAACTTTCCTGACATGTCACCGTGCTCAGTCACACTTCAACCAG GCGAAGATGATCAAGGAAAACCTCTCGGGGTCGAATACTACGTAAAATGCTACGTGGGCTCTAATGAAGATGACAAAGGTCACAAACGTAGCATCGTTCAGCTAGctatcaaaaaattacaatacgCTCCTGCCATCAAGGGTGCTAGTCGTCTTCCAAGCTCATTAGTATCGAAAGGTTTCACTTTTTCGAGTGGAAAAATCAATTTGGAAGTAACTCTTGACAAAGACATATATTACCACGGAGAGAAAATTGGAGCCAACCTTATGATCAGCAATAATTCGAGAAAGCAAGTTAGAAACATAAAAGTTTACGTTGTGCAGCATTGTGAG GTCACTATGGTGAATGCTCAATTTTCTAAATACGTTGCAAGTCTGGAAACTCGAGAGGGTTGTCCTATCACTCCGGGAGCCAGTTTCACTAAAGTGGTGTATTTAGTACCTCTTGCATCAAGTAACAAAGATCGCAGAG gtGTTGCGCTGGATGGTCGTCTTCGTGACGACGATGCAAATTTGGCCAGTTCGACTTTAGTACCGGATGGAAAGTGTCCTATCGATGCGATCGGTATCGTCATTTCCTATTCGTTGAGAGTAAAATTGAATTGTGGTACTTTAGGAGGAGAGTTAGTAACTGATGTACCATTTAAACTTCTCCACCCAGCACCTGGTACTATTGATAAAGAACGTGCTCAAGGCATAAAGAGAATGAAGTCTATTGATAAAGGAAGATATGAGAAGAGTTTCGCTaacgatgatgatgataatattgtttttgaagACTTTGCAAGATTCAGGCTCAGCAGAGATGAATTggaatga